One Lactobacillus sp. CBA3606 DNA segment encodes these proteins:
- a CDS encoding PTS galactitol transporter subunit IIC — translation MSHIIDFIMYIVGLGPTVLIPIVMLVFGLVVRVPFTKALRGGLMVGIGFIGLNATVSILTNVMNPAIKSMIAVMHLNLQVIDVGWPSASAIAYGTAVGVSMIPLGIAINIIMLLTKTTSTIDVDIWDFWHFAFSGSLVYALTRDILLSLFLASVNMIVIMVIADRTAPLSEKYLGLPGISIPHGYAGSFVPIAIVLNWILDKIPGINKIHLDAKGFNTKFGSWGEPTLLGFLIGLVIGALAYGFIPGMTIAAKLGKIMLMGVTLSAVMIITPKMAALLLQGVVPVSTAIQSYTQKKFSGKRKIYIGMDTAVGIGSPVVLACATLMIPVALLFAFILPGNQFLPTIGLVGFVFMFPLIVSITHGDFFRSFIIGAINVIIGLWIGTDLAPLITKSARAAHFTIPKGSSLISSIDYGSNPFPWLFVQVATHKITAYIIGLALIVVLCWWNHKKIVEEEKGLSAEAVK, via the coding sequence ATGAGTCATATTATTGATTTCATCATGTATATCGTTGGATTAGGACCAACCGTTCTAATTCCGATTGTTATGTTGGTGTTCGGGCTAGTTGTCCGTGTACCTTTTACCAAAGCCTTACGTGGTGGTTTGATGGTCGGAATTGGTTTTATCGGTCTAAACGCCACAGTCTCAATTTTGACCAATGTCATGAACCCAGCAATTAAGAGCATGATTGCAGTTATGCACTTAAACTTACAAGTTATTGATGTGGGCTGGCCATCTGCTTCTGCCATTGCCTATGGGACTGCAGTTGGTGTCAGCATGATTCCACTTGGAATTGCAATCAACATTATCATGTTACTCACTAAGACAACTTCAACGATTGATGTTGATATTTGGGATTTTTGGCATTTCGCTTTTAGTGGCTCGTTGGTATATGCCTTAACTAGGGATATCTTATTGAGTTTATTCTTAGCAAGCGTAAACATGATTGTCATTATGGTTATTGCTGATCGAACTGCGCCACTTTCTGAAAAGTATTTAGGTTTGCCCGGAATTTCTATTCCTCATGGTTATGCTGGATCGTTCGTCCCAATTGCAATTGTCTTGAACTGGATTCTCGACAAAATTCCAGGCATCAATAAAATCCATTTGGATGCTAAAGGTTTCAATACCAAGTTTGGTTCATGGGGTGAACCTACTTTACTTGGTTTCTTAATCGGGCTTGTTATTGGTGCATTAGCCTATGGCTTTATTCCTGGTATGACAATTGCTGCTAAGCTCGGCAAAATCATGCTAATGGGAGTTACGCTATCAGCTGTTATGATTATCACACCAAAAATGGCTGCCTTATTACTACAAGGGGTTGTACCAGTTTCAACAGCCATTCAATCTTATACGCAAAAGAAGTTTTCCGGAAAGCGTAAAATTTACATTGGTATGGATACTGCAGTTGGGATTGGGAGTCCCGTTGTCTTAGCTTGTGCAACTCTGATGATTCCGGTTGCCTTACTATTCGCTTTCATTTTACCTGGTAACCAATTCTTACCAACAATTGGTTTAGTTGGATTTGTGTTCATGTTCCCATTGATTGTTTCAATTACTCATGGTGATTTTTTCCGTTCATTCATCATTGGTGCTATTAACGTTATTATTGGCCTCTGGATTGGGACCGATCTGGCACCATTAATTACTAAAAGTGCACGTGCCGCTCACTTTACCATTCCAAAGGGTTCATCATTAATTTCAAGTATTGATTACGGTTCCAACCCCTTCCCATGGTTATTCGTCCAAGTAGCAACACATAAGATTACTGCTTATATCATTGGTTTAGCATTGATTGTGGTACTCTGCTGGTGGAACCACAAGAAAATTGTCGAAGAAGAAAAAGGGTTGTCAGCAGAAGCTGTCAAATAA